The Montipora capricornis isolate CH-2021 chromosome 3, ASM3666992v2, whole genome shotgun sequence genome includes the window GCAGCCTGcaacgcggctacgcggctactcGAGTTctcatttattcataattcactcAAGTTCTCTGGAAGGTGGCTTCCCGTCTACGCAGCTATACTCCGTTGTAATTTACGCATAATTCACTCAAGTTCTCTGAGAGGTGGCTACGCGTCTACACAGCTACTCCGTcgtaatttattcataattcactcAAGTTTTCTGGAAGGTGGCTTCGCGGCTACGCAGCTATACTCCGTTGTAATTTACCCAGAATTCACTCAAGTTCTctgccaggtgatctggtgacgtaatttggtggacttggaagaaaaattttaacgccgtatcccacaatcgcgcgcggccttaggtgttgtttccaaactccctgagAGGTGAGAGGTGGCTACGCATCTACGCAGCTACTCCGTTGTAATTTATATTTagcaattagacccgtagccaaTATGGTTGCTATGCGTCTACGCGGCTACTCAAgttgtcatttattcataattcattCAAGTTCTTAGGACAGTCGCTAGTCGTGTCTGCGCGGCTACTCTGTTGTCACTTTTTCATAAAAACTCACCCAAGTTCTTGGAAAAATGCCTGCACGAAAGTTCTTGAAAACATATTCGGTTACAccttgtttatttctttaaagCTCATGAAGGTTTCTGAAAAGTTCATTACAATTCATCCCATGCTTATTTTGACAGTCTAAAAGCAACttttagttttatatatttaagtTATCGAAGCCAGtgacaggccttctgatagggtgcgatgaaaaaatgcaaattatgcgaaatTTGCAGAGCAGAttatgcgattagaaaggctAATTATGcgataaaaaatgtaaattattcGATTTTTTCcggagcaattttaagcttgtttttcaaggtttcaggataagaaaaacatgtttttactgccctaaagacattttaaaCACAAGGGAACAGTAATTACTGGGTTGATGTATGGCAATCCCGGTCTAGAAGTGGGTGGCATTTGTtcagtgttattttttttttcttccatgctggtaaaagtcttgcctgtcactcccctggtaagtggtctctgtgtgcatagagccttctgcgcgtattttcttaggattgagagggtagtggaactgcgtagatttctctggtggacacagtagaatcattgacttcgcctgcaatggcgtcgaaagtcatgtaacgcgaatggcgttttagtggatccttaaaatatacccttatggagctcaataatggaaagccAGTTGGATAagctaggcaggcggtgaaaaccagcacctggaatctcaaaagcgacgagtgatggacttcgacaacaatcggTCGCCCTTccagcagaaatcaaagtgagctgcatttctaaaataatatttaccaagtgtgctgttatgtagaacactgaaaccaaatggaaaattctctggtaacttatgggttcgactaagacagagaacgaatcgaacaccttaagtggatctgtgatcaactctgcacagtcttctggtaaaaaaaaaaaatggaaatgtgacagccaagaattatttgaaagaaagcttgtcgtctacatgtattttgtgcttcattattcaaggaataggttcttcatggaaacggtttgatcctgaaattttagtttgttgtagtattgcgcatatttgacacaattgagttttttctcttcacgcacgcaataatagcaaatatgttgtttgtgtcaaaaaattgttcgctggaaaaggtggcttttatgaattcatcatgttttatgataattgtgctggatagtttttatggcaatagtaaagcattttcttgttattcaaggaaaatgttcttcaggaaagggtttgaacctgaagtacatagtaatttgacacgattgagtttcttgtcttcaggcacacaatgaaataggaagaggttttcgcctctaagagcaaatatgttgtttgtttcaaaacattgttcgctggaaaaggtggtctttatgaattcatcatgttttataatatgtgagcttaactggatagtttttatggcaatagtaaagcattttcgtgtcaaaatgaggttagcatttttgtgttgtgctaccttaattaaatataaatatacattctgccttgcgagtttgttattctcgttaaccagcaatgggaagtcattgcaacgcgaatggcgttttagtgcatcttatgttgtttgtttcaataaaatattttgctggaaaaggattctgtgatattttctgcctttgtgaatcaTAATTTTATGtcgtgtattgaattttcgagcttaaggttgaaacgtgatacgggaggatatttttagtataactctgtaagcaggaaaagtttcatgaaaataaacaggtctgttggaagcaagcgtgagtttcaacaaaatgagccccaaaatcagcaaaaaattgtgacgccggtgaataataaagtagctgctatttccaaaatgatggaattacctggtgataaataacctcgtcttggagagtaaatttttgactttgcagaaacaatggtgggcaattgtgatctttgttttgaattctctCATTTAtagtcaaactttataacacttgacaggaaaagaaacttacgaaaacccgatatcttgccatcatttgacacagatgcttcactgtttggcaagtaaacatgccgcggtaacttactaGTAATCACAGTGCCCGCTGAATTctggcgatgtcactttcgattttgcgatttatttgtgtcGCTGATCGTagctgtttatattctatattcactgttcaaaattaatgttgttttcatgtcgtaaatatgttattctcgagcgaccgtcctggaaacttccttctgctctttctaaaaactgtgtatcaatatttatttacttttgcatcaatatttgtttttaaataaagcaagctaacaaaatctgtgtttcttgctaagttcgcatttgtgagcgttaatagtattttcggtccaatgcttctgttttacgaaggcgtataggtttttggtcacccatccagacactaatccCGCCAGAGAgggcttaactttagtaaactttagtattacaaagctgtcagatgctcagagggcaggcttaaacttgtggttaaaagaagtttatcaacatgtcagcccagaagccaatgtttctcacttcccatttattttcttcaatctttctgggttcagtactttgctagtaaccacatgtcttctcaggctccaaggcttctaccatggcactacaatggtagacaataccaaaacaatatcgtacactgttagagctacatattacgcaaggacagattttTTTCGTCGTACGAATGTGCGAGAACTTGTGAGcaaaagggcctctgctggtatgacttctggttgaccctttaaatggtcttaatgaccccccaacttgaaacaattgtctggaacggtgcacgtaccacaggaaacccagtgtaccctcacggagggtctagttatgAATCTTGAttgacattagttgggataagtAAGTGCACTATTGGTGCACCATGTTAAAAggtgaaaggacacagctaacatgccaaatgaatgattaataattattatttgtataaatacacgggtgattatacaaaatcgccgctctcattggctcgctatctctgattatcagccgataatcaccttgacagacaaaatggctgccagtggtcgttttgccactgtaagtttAGATGATTTcccgttgaaatgttttttttttctcttttttgaaataatattctcggtgaatattcaccgataatcacttcgccttcggcgaataattgttaaatattcctGTACGCTATGACTAGCTtcttacactttgtttttgtgtgcagtattatatttctgaacagatttgGTAATCTGAACAAAAGGCGTCTTTGTGTTACACCAATAGGTGactctttaagaatgagactCGTACTAGGCCCCCGACATGCAAAATAatgccttgaacttcgaatgtttatgAAATCGAAGGTAACAAAGGTTTTTTTAGCCgttttccaaggtaaatcatctttaaaatggcGTTTATATACAGGAACTCCTAAGAAAGttgtttatttatgttttattttatgaattttgtgcattcttttgtgaattatgcgattttttgtgaattgtgcgatcggatgcgatttgatgTGGATTGTGCTAAATCGCACCATCTCGTAATGTCAGAAGGCCTGCAGTGACTATGTACTTTAAGCAAAATAGTTTTCGGGAACATGTCCCTAGTTTACTAGAATTGCTTTCATACTGTTGGTCATTGACCAGTGCATTGGACAGTTAAATTTCTCTGTGTAGCAATCCAAACTGCAAATAGCTGATTGCTATTCAGCAATTTCTTCCGGCTTCTTTTTGATAAAGAGAACTGATTTGCTTCTTTGGAGTGGCAGATGAATGCTTACAACCGTGCCAAACTCGGGCACCAGGGATGTCACAGCTACCTCGTATTCCATGAAGGTGATCTTATGCAGTTTCCGGTGTGCACTCTGAGAAAAGCCTCTTAGCTGGCATATCATGACTTGTtgtcaccgcgcaccggtggatcagttggttgagcaccgggctgtcacgcgggaggtcgtgagttcaactccggccggaccaacactcagggtctttaaataactgaggagaaagtgctgcctttgtaattacatctgcaaatggttagactctctagtcttctcggataaggacgataagccggaggtcccgtctcacaaaccttcaatgttcacaatcctgtgggacgtaaaagaacccgcacacttgtcgcaaagagtagggcatgtagttcccggtgttgtggtctgtcttctgtggtattattacagagggccatgtgttagaaaactctttactgggttaatcatgtattaccctctcaaaataaagaacattgtattgtattgtattgtattgtattgtctgGATGGCACTATTTCAAACAACCACGAAAGCAGTAGAAGCCAACAAACACGGAGTCAACTATCCCGGGCAGGAACTTAACGATTCCGCTTTCTTTTGAACGAACATTGGCACCACTTCTGGGAAAAGGGTGTTGAAATCAAATGGTATAGACATCAACTGTCGGTTAAGTTGAGTCCAAGTCTTTTCGTGCTGTTTCGATACCTTggccaatttcaacatgcttcCTCTCAGTCCCAGACGAAAATGTTTGCAGTGAAAAAAGAATCCATTGATAAACAAGACTTAATTTATCGATTATGCCGTACACTTGCCATCCCTTGCTACAGCACCTGTACACATGGCACCGTATTTTATCACAATACAGTGTGTAAAATCTGAGTGTGAACATCTCACTTGAGATTCATAAAAAATAATTACCGGCACGATGACTGtctttcattcaaatggtaatGACAACAAAGTTATTGGAATGAATAATTTCATAAGCCTCGGAGTCTGTAAACGGAAAAGTTATGGGCAGGCAACACTGACTTGGCGATCTTAAAATCGACTAGTGACCTTCCTTGCTTTTCTACCGTCAAGGTACTTTTCATTACCAAGTCGTACTGTTTATGCTTGCATTATTGgtgttaatgaaacaaatcatTGTACGTATCGGTACCGCCATAAAATGTCCGAATTTTAAAGATGTATTCAGTGATATTCTGCAGATCACAGACAACTCAAATTGGCCCGTCGCTGACCGATTTTAAATGACCATCTACCCAAACGAGTGATTATTCGTTAGCAAGCTACAAAAGAGATGAAAGAGCCTCCAAAAGGATTTCCCAAACGTATGACTATCTCAAAGAACATATTCTTAGTAATAGAGATGTACTGTTGGAATGGCTTGGTAAACAACAGCTCATAGCTACCGAAAAATTATGTCCAACCTGCTTGCACCGATGAAACTCCGAAAGTGGAAGATAGGTCAGACGGATTGAAATGGGAATGCTGGAGAACCATCAATGGAAAGAGCCATCGAACAGAAGCAAGCATTCGGAAAGATACTTGGTTTGAAAAAAGCAACATgacaatcaaagaaattgtGAAGTTTACGTATTGGTGGACCACAGGCATGGAACAACATCAAATAATGCAACAGCTTTCCATAGCATCAACCACCGGTGTTGACTGGGATTCATTCTGTAGAGAGGTTTGCGAGATAACGTTAATGCGTGATAGCTGCAAAATTGTAGGTCCTGGAAAAATGGTACAAATTGACGAGAGCAAAGATGGAAAACTAAAGTACCATCATGGTCACCGAGTTGAGGGACAGTGGGTATTCGGAGGCATTGAACAAGACTCTTGAAAATGCTTTATACTCACTGTTGAAGACCGCAGTGAGGCCACTCTCCTTCCAATTATTAAAGAATGGATTGCTCCAGGAACTCTTATTATTTCAGATTGCTGGAAATCCtatgcagggctcgaaattaacgaaaaaatccagtcgcaatttgcAACAAGATCCGAAAATTTAAtcgcaattttgcaaatttttagtcgcaaaatcgccacgctgcattgtgttgtcagtggtttaagcccacaatacttgtgtgtaaagaaaccactGACAATGGCAGATGATCTGTGCATGTAACATCacagctaaattactctacaattacgctatcttcagagaaaattcagagCGAGAAAcattaataattttgtcatttatttatttatttatttattttagcgaaaGTAGCGGCAAAggggcaactgctaacccttttgtttggaaagtcgcaaagggaaagatttagtcgcaaatgcaactatattggtcacaatttcgagccctgctatttaattaataatttaaccTACAAATGCATGGATACACTCACGAAACCATCAGtcattcaaaggtatttttgacatgaaattattttaaaaaacaagtGGTACCTTTAGTTTCCCGAATGGTAAGgacaggagaaaagataaaatattgtAGTGCTGGTCACTCGGCCTGTCATGTTGATTTTGCTTTGTCtgttgaaactctcgagaaatgaAGATAGAAATGTGGACGGTAACCCAAGACTAATTTGACCCTTTTTTCAACATTACGGCCCATAGCAATAACCAATAGAGCGCTCAAGTTCTTCTTGTTTAGTCTTTGTGTTACAGGTTGATCACTAAATAAATGTAACTATTTGAGAAGGATTGTTAAAAGAAGGGTGTGTTCTATTCTGTTTTGATGATTTTGCACTTTTTTGGGGGAAGTTCTGTGGTTTCTAGCAGACATATGATGTTGGCACCTTGGTCAgccccccagttgacaagtaaaaaattGTCTGatgttagacagtaaaatctgtaaagtctcactcccaggggtcattGGGTTAAGTAAAGCATACTGTGGGTTGTAACATCAGTTGATTTATCCTGAACAGGTACACATCCCTTTTGCTAAATCCTTCTTGTGTGGGATGGTTAATTATGCCCTCCCAATTTCACTCAGTCTGTAGTTAATTGCTACACCTATTGCATGCCGTTGGATTGCTTACATGTACGTACAGTTATAGAATGATTTGATTACAATGAACCGCAGTCATTTTGCACATTTTATGTGGTCAACAGATTGGAACATGGCATCTGGTCCAGCAGTCTTTCCCTCAACAAGAGAGAACACAAACTATGCCCGTTTGTGCCGTCTTTTAGTGGATGTAGGATCTCAGGCCCTTCGCGATACCTTTGACAGAATACATTCTCCAGCTACTCTTAACAGGATTTTGTCAAGTACTTCAGCATATTACCCAAAATTGCAGTCACtgagaaagagaaaaattttGAATCCCACACAGTGGGGAAAGCTATACCCAACTGTTTGTTCATCTGTGTCATCAGCCAGCTTTGACATTACACTTCTGGTGGTATTGCTGCGAAATATATGTGGTTTGAGTCCTCCTGCCAGTACTGGAAGCTGGGGCAATCTTCCTCTTCCTGGTGATACAAGTCCTGAGGCAAACATAGCAAGAATCAAGTATTACAGAAACGAAGTCTATGCTCATGCCAGCCAAGCTTCTGTTAATGATGCAACATTCAATACGTTATGGCAGGATATAAGTCATGCACTGCTATCCCTTAGATCTGGAACAACTTATACCAGTGCGATCAGCCGACTGAAGACTGAGTGCATGGATCCTGATTTTGAGGAGCACTATCGAGAATtactaaagcagtggaaaaaggatgatgaTAACACCAAGGAGAAGCTTGATGAGCTAAAAGGTATGCTTGATCTCAAAGGAGTTAATGCCATTAGAAGTTGGTGAATTTAAGGTGTTTTGTGCATCTTGCCAATACATAGGGTTGTTCAGCTTTAAGAGAATTCTGCCTGCCAAGAGATGAAAC containing:
- the LOC138043453 gene encoding E3 ubiquitin-protein ligase DZIP3-like translates to MASGPAVFPSTRENTNYARLCRLLVDVGSQALRDTFDRIHSPATLNRILSSTSAYYPKLQSLRKRKILNPTQWGKLYPTVCSSVSSASFDITLLVVLLRNICGLSPPASTGSWGNLPLPGDTSPEANIARIKYYRNEVYAHASQASVNDATFNTLWQDISHALLSLRSGTTYTSAISRLKTECMDPDFEEHYRELLKQWKKDDDNTKEKLDELKEMVKSEVGEVKGVLINFHKTIIIHCGFYIVETADELSISLLHATLYMAADM